GCCCTGGGACTCGCTGGGCCGGCAGGGGCGCAACTTCACCGGGACGGGCCCTTCGGAGCGCGACATCGCGCAGTTCTCCCACCGGCCGGCCATGGAACCGATCAGGACGTACGCCGGGCTGGGCTCGGCCTCCGACACGGAGTCCCGCGCCGCTCTGGCGGTTCAGGACCTCACCCGTGCGGGCGGTTTCCAGCGCAAGAACCTGCTCGTGGTGACCACGACCGGCAGCGGCTGGGTCGACCCGGCCTCGATCGACACGTTCGAGTACCTCAGCGGCGGCGACTCGGCGGCCGTGGCGCTCCAGTACTCCTACCTGCCGTCCTGGATCTCCTACCTGGTCGACCAGACGAAGGCCCGCGAGGCGGGCCGCGACCTCTTCGACGCCGTCTACGACGTCTGGTCGAAGCTGCCCGCCGGTGAACGACCCCGGCTGTTCGTCGCGGGGGAGAGCCTGGGCTCGTTCGGCGGGGAGGCCGCCTTCAGCGGAGAGTACGACCTGCGCAACCGCACGGCGGGCACGCTGTTCGCCGGGCCGCCCAATTTCAACACCCTGTTCCGGGAGTTCAGCGACCGCCGTGACGCCGGCAGCCCGGAGGTCCAACCCGTCTACAAGGACGGGCGGACCGTACGCTTCTCGAATGATCCGGTCACGGGCATCGTGCCGACGGGTCAGCCCTGGGAGGGCAGCCGGGTCCTCTACCTCATGCACCCGTCCGATCCGATCGTCTGGTGGAGCCCGCGCCTCGTCTTCAGCGAGCCGGACTGGATCGGCCAGGCACCCGGCAGGGACGTGCTGGAGGGCATGGTCTGGATGCCGTTCGTGACCTTCTGGCAGGTCACCGCCGACCTTCCGTTCTCCACCGGCGTTCCGGCCGGCCACGGCCACAAGTACGCGGCCGAGTACGTCGACGGATGGAACGCCGTCATGCAGCCCTCCGGGGTCTCCGGTGAGGACCTGAGCAGTCTCAGGAGCATCATCGGGGCCGAGAAGTGACGGTCGGCCCACCGCGGAGGTGACGGGCGGCCCACCGCGTGAACGCGTGCCGACGGCGTCCCGTCCCGGCGCGGGTGAAGGCCGCGGGGCCGCGGGGGTTTGCGGCGCCTCGACGCGGCCAGACGAGGGAAGATCATTCGCCGAGTGCAGGAGGAAACCGATGCTGTCGATCCTGGTTCTGGTGAGCGCCCCGCTGCTGCTCGCCGCCATCCTGCTGGTCGGTCGTACTCCCGCGCAGCGCTGGACCGCCCGGCCGCAGACTCCGTCCGGCGGTGCCGGCGCCCGTCGGCGACTGATCGCCCGCCACGAGCGCGGCGGCCGGTAGCCCCTCGCACCGCCCTGGCCCCGGCCGTGGCGGACCCCGGCGCCTCGCGCCGGGGCAGCCGTTCAGCTCGCGGTGAGCGTGGCGACCACCCATGCGTCGATCGCGCTCTCACAGTCCTCGACGCCGGCGGGAACGATGTCGGTGGTCCGGCCGAGAAACCGGGTCAGCGGGCCGGTGTCGACACCCACCAGCGCGGGCCCGTCCGTCCCGTGCAGGGTGATGAGGACGCGGTCGTTTCCGGGATCGGGATCGGGTTCGACGCGGACGTCGCCGTGGCCCGAGGGCCGGTCCAGGCCCTCGGCGAGGAGATCGCGGGAGAACACCCAGGTGCTGCTGCGGGGGCCGGGATCGAACTCCACGTGCACGGCGAACGGATCGTCCGCCGTGTACGACCACGTCGACCAGAAGGCCACGTACCCCCGTTCACCGGGCAGGAGGACGGCAACCTCGAACAGGAACACTGCGGAGCGGGAGGACACATGATCTCCAGTCGGGCACGCACGGTGGTGCCGCGCGTGTATCCCGCTTTCGTCCGGGCAAACGGGTACGAGGGGCGGGGCAGGTCGCAATCACCCCTTCGGTCGAGCGGGCGGCCCCGCGGCCGACCGGCCGGGCCCCCTACCGGGGCCAGTCCGGTGCCGGGTCGTCGGCGAGAAGGGGCCGCAGGGCGCCCAGCACGGCACCGACGCAGACGTCCCGCAGTTCGGTGCGGGTGCAGGTCTCGTTGGTCAGCCAGTCCACGCAGAGCACCTGGACGAACACGAGCCAGCTCCTCAGCACCCCCGACACGGCGTCCCGGGCGCTCTCGTCGGCGAGCGGAAGCACGTTGAGGAGGCGTTCGCGGAGCGCGTCGAGCTCGTCGGCGATCACGGTCTGGACCACGCGGTCGCCGGCGAGGACGCGGTTGGCCGCGAGCACGGTGTTGCGGTTGGCGGCGAAGTACTCGATGTGGGCGTCCAGGCCCTCGACGAGCTGTTCGACGAGGGTGTCGGCGGGGTCGAAGCGGGTGCGGGCCAGCAACCTGTCGGCCACTTGCTGGTAGACGGCGGCGAAGAGGTCGCGCTTGTTCGCGAAGTGGCGGTAGAGCAGGGCGCGGGAGACGCCCGCGTGGTGGGCGACGTCCTCCATCAGCACGTCGTCGTACGGGTGCGCGGCGAAGAGCCGGGCGCCGACGCCGAGGAGCTGAGCCCGGCGTTCGTCGGGGCTGAGTCGTTGGCGGGGAGGCACGGACCCAGCTTACTTGACGCGTGTCTACTGGCCGGGCGTACTCTGGTAGACACGTGTCAACCAGGGGTGAGGGGTGGGTCATGGCGGCCAGGTTTCTCAGAGGTCTCGCGTGGGCGATGGGCATCGCCTGCTTGGCGATCGGGCTCGGTCACGTTCTGCTGGGGAACGCGTCGATCCCCGGCGAGGGCTCGGCGGACGCGACGATCGACAGCCTGGGCCGGTTCTTCGGCGCGATCTTCGCGGGCTACGGACTGGCCTGGCTGTGGGTGGTCCGGCAGTCGCCGATCCCGGCGACGGCGGTGCGGTGGCTGGCCGGGGTGTTCCTGCTCGGTGCGGCGGGACGCCTGCTGTCGCTCGCCGCGTGCGGGTGGCCGG
The sequence above is drawn from the Kitasatospora sp. NBC_00315 genome and encodes:
- a CDS encoding SsgA family sporulation/cell division regulator translates to MSSRSAVFLFEVAVLLPGERGYVAFWSTWSYTADDPFAVHVEFDPGPRSSTWVFSRDLLAEGLDRPSGHGDVRVEPDPDPGNDRVLITLHGTDGPALVGVDTGPLTRFLGRTTDIVPAGVEDCESAIDAWVVATLTAS
- a CDS encoding DUF4345 domain-containing protein: MAARFLRGLAWAMGIACLAIGLGHVLLGNASIPGEGSADATIDSLGRFFGAIFAGYGLAWLWVVRQSPIPATAVRWLAGVFLLGAAGRLLSLAACGWPDGFQVVLTVIELIVPPVFFLLADAEEPRAAARA
- a CDS encoding alpha/beta hydrolase, yielding MGCLSFTPSLLPRGGIVQGLIVGITAAIGYGLGVLLACVWRAFADRAPRIPRRRAWAVFLVCAFVLFAAFFALGQYWQNEIRNLMGVKDYNILFAVLSPLVAALVFCLLLLLARGIRGLYRWAASLLRRWIGPRATHAVAWILAAGVTYLIVTGLLLDGLVGVANETFSLRDTTTTEGVQQPGSALRSGGPDSLVPWDSLGRQGRNFTGTGPSERDIAQFSHRPAMEPIRTYAGLGSASDTESRAALAVQDLTRAGGFQRKNLLVVTTTGSGWVDPASIDTFEYLSGGDSAAVALQYSYLPSWISYLVDQTKAREAGRDLFDAVYDVWSKLPAGERPRLFVAGESLGSFGGEAAFSGEYDLRNRTAGTLFAGPPNFNTLFREFSDRRDAGSPEVQPVYKDGRTVRFSNDPVTGIVPTGQPWEGSRVLYLMHPSDPIVWWSPRLVFSEPDWIGQAPGRDVLEGMVWMPFVTFWQVTADLPFSTGVPAGHGHKYAAEYVDGWNAVMQPSGVSGEDLSSLRSIIGAEK
- a CDS encoding TetR/AcrR family transcriptional regulator, which codes for MPPRQRLSPDERRAQLLGVGARLFAAHPYDDVLMEDVAHHAGVSRALLYRHFANKRDLFAAVYQQVADRLLARTRFDPADTLVEQLVEGLDAHIEYFAANRNTVLAANRVLAGDRVVQTVIADELDALRERLLNVLPLADESARDAVSGVLRSWLVFVQVLCVDWLTNETCTRTELRDVCVGAVLGALRPLLADDPAPDWPR